From the Streptomyces sp. Tu 2975 genome, one window contains:
- a CDS encoding adenosine deaminase: MTSQTLNSPTADQISRAPKVLLHDHLDGGLRPGTIIELAHDAGYEALPETEPDKLGIWFREAADSGSLERYLETFAHTCAVMQSRDALFRVAAECAQDLAEDGVVYAEIRYAPEQHLEGGLSLEEVVEAVNEGFREGERLARGSGHRIRVGALLTAMRHAARALEIAELANRYRDNGVVGFDIAGAEAGFPPTRHLDAFEYLKRENNHFTIHAGEAFGLPSIWQALQWCGADRLGHGVRIIDDIEVADDGSVKLGRLAAYVRDKRIPLEMCPTSNLQTGAADSIAAHPIGLLRKLHFRTTVNTDNRLMSGTSMSREFELLTEAFGYTLDDMQWFTVNAMKSAFIPFDERLAMINDVIKPGYAELKSEWLFRQTATGGN, from the coding sequence ATGACGAGCCAGACCCTCAATTCGCCCACCGCGGACCAGATCAGCCGCGCCCCGAAGGTGCTGCTCCACGACCACCTGGACGGCGGTCTGCGGCCGGGCACGATCATCGAACTCGCCCACGACGCCGGGTACGAGGCCCTTCCGGAGACCGAACCCGACAAGCTCGGCATCTGGTTCCGCGAGGCCGCGGACTCGGGCTCGCTGGAGCGCTACCTGGAGACCTTCGCGCACACCTGTGCCGTGATGCAGTCCCGCGACGCGCTGTTCCGCGTGGCCGCGGAATGCGCACAGGACCTGGCGGAGGACGGGGTCGTCTACGCCGAGATCCGCTACGCCCCCGAGCAGCACCTCGAAGGCGGCCTGAGCCTCGAGGAGGTCGTCGAGGCGGTCAACGAGGGCTTCCGCGAGGGGGAGCGGCTGGCCCGCGGGAGCGGGCACCGGATCCGGGTCGGCGCGCTGCTCACCGCGATGCGGCACGCCGCCCGCGCGCTGGAGATCGCCGAACTCGCCAACCGCTACCGCGACAACGGCGTCGTCGGGTTCGACATCGCCGGCGCCGAGGCGGGTTTCCCGCCCACCAGGCACCTCGACGCCTTCGAGTACCTGAAGCGCGAGAACAACCACTTCACCATCCACGCGGGCGAGGCGTTCGGGCTGCCGTCGATCTGGCAGGCGCTCCAGTGGTGCGGCGCCGACCGGCTCGGGCACGGCGTGAGGATCATCGACGACATCGAGGTGGCGGACGACGGCTCGGTGAAGCTGGGCCGGCTCGCCGCCTACGTACGCGACAAGCGCATCCCCCTGGAGATGTGCCCCACCTCCAACCTGCAGACGGGCGCCGCCGACTCCATCGCGGCACATCCCATCGGGCTGCTGCGGAAGCTGCACTTCAGGACCACGGTCAACACCGACAACCGGCTGATGAGCGGCACCAGCATGAGCCGCGAGTTCGAGCTGCTGACCGAGGCGTTCGGATACACGCTCGACGACATGCAGTGGTTCACCGTCAACGCGATGAAGTCCGCGTTCATCCCTTTCGATGAACGACTGGCGATGATCAATGACGTCATCAAGCCGGGCTATGCCGAACTCAAGTCCGAATGGCTGTTCCGGCAGACCGCCACAGGCGGGAACTGA